GAGGGTGCCGCGGCGAAGCGCCTCCTCCTGCAGGGCGAGGGCGCGGCTGGCTTCGGGGCTTTCGCGGCCGAAAAGGGCAGCGGCGGCGCGGGCGCGCTCGTGTGCGGCGCGGTACTGGCCCGCGCGCAGCCCGGCCTCGGCCCAGCCCAGCTGCGCTTCGAAGCGGGCGCGGTCCAGCCCGGCGCGCTGGCCGGGACCCGGCTCCCACCGGCTGGCGCGCTCCAGCCGGCTCACCGCCTCGTCGAAGCCGCCGCTCCCCTCCGCCCGCTCCGCGTACGCGATGGCGTCGTCGATGGCACGGTCGAAGGTGGCGCGGCGCCGCTGCGCGTAGTCCGCCGGCATCGTGAGCCGCACGCCGACCGCCGCCGCGTCGCGGCCGAGCGCGTCCAGGCGCAGCAGCGTGTTCGCGGCCTCCGCGGCGCGCCCGGAGGCGCCGAGCGCGGCGGATTCGGAGATGGCCTCCTGCACGGCGCGGTCGCCGGTCTCCTGCAAACGAGCGCGGGCGCTGGTGAGCGACGGGTCTTTCTTGAGGGCGTCGATGTAGCGCTCGGCGGCGTCGGCGGGGCGGCCGCGCTGCTCGAGGGCCATGCCCTGGTTCATGCGCTTCTCCGCGCTGGCGCAGGCGGCAAGGACGAGCACCAGGGCGGCGCTGCCGCGGCGGGTCCAGCGCGCGACGGTATGGGAGGTCACGGGAGTGTCTCCGGCAGGGTGTGGATTTCGGTGTGGGACCTCTGTTCGCGCTTACACCGGCGGGGCGGGGGAGGGTTCCGGGGCCGCGGCCGGGTTCCTGCGGATACGGTGTGGCGCGATGACGAACCGTGCCACCCGCGAGTCCCCGATGGACGCTGCATCCGCTTCCAGCCGCGAAGAGCTGGCGAACGCGCTCACCCACGGTGCCGGGCTCGTGGCGAGCGCCGCCGGGGCCGCCATCCTCGTGACCGTCGCCGTCTTCCGCGGCGACGTGTGGGCCGTCTTCAGCAGCGCCGTCTTCGGCGCGACGCTGGTGCTCCTCTACGCGGCGTCTACGCTGTACCACGCGGCGCGCACGCCGCGGGTGAAGGCGCGGCTCCAGGTGTTCGACCACTGCGCCATCTACCTGCTGATCGCGGGCACCTACACGCCGTTCACCCTGCTCGGCCTGCGTGGCGGCTTCGGGTGGACGCTGCTGGCGGTGGCGTGGGTGTTCGCCGCGGCCGGCGTCGTCTTCAAGCTCTTCTTCACTGGCCGCTTCCCCCGCCTCTCCACCGCGCTCTATCTGGGGATGGGGTGGATGGCGATCGTGGCCGCCAAGCCGATGCTGGAGCGCTTTCCGCCTTCGACGCTGCTGTGGATCGTGGCGGGCGGGCTGGCGTACACGGGCGGCACGGTCTTCTATCATAGCCGCCGCATCCCGTACGCGCACGCCATCTGGCACCTGTTCGTGATCGCGGGGAGCGTCTGCCACTACTTCGCCGTGCTGGCGCAGGTGGGTGGCGGGACGTCGTGACGCCGCGGGGGGCATCGTCCCCGCGTCGCCGGGGGGCGGGTTGTTGGGATGGGTGCGGGCGTGGGCCCCGCGCCCGCACACCGGGGGCTAAAGCCCCCGGCTGGAACTACGCGAAGACCGCTGAAGCGGTCTCGTGACTTTGTCATCCTGAGTGACGCGCCTCACCGTCCTCTGCCGCGCTCCGGATTGTGGCGCGGAGCGAAGGATCTACTGCGCGTGACGCGGGGACCGTTCATGCCCGCCGTCCTCTTGCCTCGCGGGCTAGATCCTTCGATCGCCGCCGGAGTTCGGGGCTCGACGCAGGTCTGTGAGGCGGCTCTCTCAGGATGACA
The Longimicrobium sp. genome window above contains:
- a CDS encoding hemolysin III family protein; this encodes MDAASASSREELANALTHGAGLVASAAGAAILVTVAVFRGDVWAVFSSAVFGATLVLLYAASTLYHAARTPRVKARLQVFDHCAIYLLIAGTYTPFTLLGLRGGFGWTLLAVAWVFAAAGVVFKLFFTGRFPRLSTALYLGMGWMAIVAAKPMLERFPPSTLLWIVAGGLAYTGGTVFYHSRRIPYAHAIWHLFVIAGSVCHYFAVLAQVGGGTS